The Cicer arietinum cultivar CDC Frontier isolate Library 1 chromosome 1, Cicar.CDCFrontier_v2.0, whole genome shotgun sequence genome contains the following window.
cttggaggtagaactccaaatgtcgggagctaccatgcaacacacgtttacctcgactgtcacgtatatgtgtctcgggttgagttaaggggatctatgaggacatggccaaattgaattgtccatccaccgagatggtggcatagcatcaaacctcctaaccaagtactttagagttagaatggtaccacattgtgaagtagagtctaagctcatgcatatcattgcattttcttgtgattgttttgttgtgattaatatgtattatatgtgataataatttatgcgatgatttgatgttacagtgaagtatattgattttctttgattttgactatataatgtgatgtttttcctttgaagaatgtttgtgtaatgatacagtttattgatgattaattgcgtgttcatcttatttatattatactatcaacatgatttcaaaactcacctccttcgttgtttgtgtttgactggtttggcctgcgtttgtgaaatcgcagtaattacatgttaatgagtctcgaagttcaagtttgggatgAAACCccgctctaataggtgataccgggaattaagagttgtaatgtgtattttacttatgttattttaaatgactttttatatgaaaacttagtacgagtaagtcttgggaattaaatcaagaaattatagttaaatcaagttcattgatattgtactattttaattgaggaacaaagttgaattgttacatgtgtatttagagaaacgtgatatcctaaattagatattaaagtttttattctctttaacagattttctttatccactgcaaattttcttcaaataatttagtatatattattataaatgttattttggggtttagggtgtcacatcaacagtagaccgccacgatcaaactcattcagttgtacttccccgaaatcactaggcttgtaaGGCCCtatctatatgatgacaaaataatattcacttcacaaattctcaatatttattttctcccctcgttggcctatgatactccattaagaccgtgatctcaaacacaaattggaatcacaattatttcaccaactatggggttatttcaatattctcatcacgaATTCACAACATCcttatcattaatcatatctcatcatataaactcatcacaaatttataacatcactatcatcaagcatacatcatcacatagacttatcacaaatttataacatcattattattaattatacatcatcataatcacataaacttaacaaaatgaattcactttttattatcacatcacataggCACgcctaatcaaacatatacataaaattcattccacactcaatatcacaataatagcaaatatctcacatttaataaaaagaaatcaaacatcacaataatatcaaataccacatatttaacggagttaaatcaatcaacaccttataaatatttatattccatattttaatctcaaaattCCCATATTTtgtcattaatcaatttattactcaaagggctactaccgtacgtagcgagccccagatgaatcattggaaaatacggttttcccgttcatctcacaatatattatactcatgaattcagacgctctctcaccccttaccttatttcgacgctttcacacatgagTATTGTCACGACCCAAAATTTAAATGTCGTGACCGGCGCGCAAGCTATACTCCTAACCTGGCAagcctatcaactaacttaacaattaaacactaaatcattctctaaccatttcaaaaatatatatatatatatatacttttcctcgaaatttcgacagagtatcctctgtaacttcaacattcccaaatttataaaatccctGTTAAATTCTCAATTCAGTCACAATTCAAAGAACATAATCTAATCGTTTAATTCAATTTCCAAAAAtttctagactccaaaatagctgcaaattaCATAGACTCAACAGACGTTACAAAAACGAtcctcgatcaaagaggcctaccaaaaagaaatatgtggagacttgaatcaaataaCAGATTTCTACTCAGCTGCctgcgaatctgaaaaaatttaagcaacataaaggggtaagtcacaaagacttagtgaggagacaacaaccacaatcaattagaagggaaacacaaaaggcaCGAAAAACTGTTTAATCGCTTgacagaaatattaaaaatccagtgaataacgaaacgaaatcaaaatgaacatccttaaaatcattataaaaatcaaacaagtaacaatacatatttttagaaccaagaggcgactttatctcattgatagccctttcctcctaagggtggccttacccttaggggcggctccatctaacggatggcCCTCTCCTCTCAATTCCCGCAACGCATCATTacgtatcaattagggagcttacatctcgttgatatCCCTTTCCTCCTACGGACAATATTTCTcataggggcggctccatctaaagggtaactctccctaatcacAACGAGGTAATtaggtgcacctaacgcagttaacaatttaataattataacaacgatttctcaaaatacgcatttaaaatcatttcatcataattcatgaaaaaaaacatattcaatcgcatAACAGTTCAAGATTTAAATACTGTAGCTCATAcgtaaatcaaaataataacatattatataacaacgaccgttaaattaaataattgacgaaattgcgataaaattcaaaggttgtgtttcccaaatttttcaataaatactttaatatagaaaacaagtaaaataataataatagcagtataaaaatatatgacgatgatcgtcgtcaactcacagttatggagaatcgtctaagtttgctctccaacaactctcagagtagccgGCAGGGTATCAactgacaaatctgagtatcaaaaatatttccaagactttagaaaaattattctaaagtttagctaactctaggaaaccCTAAAAATCGTTTAAATATACCCTaaacacaaaaataagatttttaaacaaagctacatttttctatgaattcatactaagattagagttgtgcatttGCCTCAATGAGTCTCAATCAACAACTCTCAAGAGATGGGTACCTTTTTACTTCCttagaacacaaaccctaacccaaaaatcCCAACCAAAAGAATTGGTaggagtttgagaaattaagcttgtggggatgttaaatctcttttaaggattgagggtttgagtaatagagtgagaagaaggagaagggaagaaaagaaggaaaaaaaaagaaaaaaaaaaaaaaaaaaagggggaGGGGAGTGTGTTCTGAGAGGAAGAGAGAAAAATTTGGAGAAAATGAGGGAGTAAGAGTGGGTGgggttaatttgtttttatttattattattattaattattattatatttatttatttaaaaattgacacGGGACGTGTCAATCTCCTCCCCTTATAAAAATTCGTCCTcgaatttatttaataaataccaCTAACCTTGAGTTTCAACATAAGTGTGGGTACTTTACACAGATGACTTCTTCGGGTTCCCAAGTAGTTTCTTTGCCGGATGGACCACACCAAAGAACTTTTACTGAAACGATATCCTTTGAGCGTAAACGTCTCACTTGGCGATCTAATATAGCTACTGGATGTTCAACATCTAATTGTACGTCTACATGCTTAATCACACGAAAAGGGTCATGAAGATACTTTCGAAGCATCGAAATATGAAAAACTGGATGAACTCCCGAGAGATCCGGTGGAAGTGCCAAGCGATACGCTACTGGTCCGACCctttctaaaatttcaaatggtCCAATGAATCTTGGACTTAGTTTCCCCTTCTTACCAAATCGCAAAACTCCTTTCATTGGTGAGACTCGTAGGAATACATGTTCTCCCACTGAAAACTCTAAGGGACGATGTCTCTTATCAGAATAAGATTTTTGTCTACTTTGAGTTGTCTCTTATTAGTATAAGATTGTgcaatcataatctttcaagAGTTACATCCATCttctttgtcttaaatttaaGTCTTGCTGCTGAAAGATATACTTAAGACTTTTATGGTCGGTATAATCTCACAAGTTTCACCATATAGatagtgcctccaaatcttAAGAGCAAAAATAACGGCAgccatttccaaatcatgtgtgggATAGTTCACCTCATGCCTCTTGAGTTATCTAGATGCATAGGCAATAACTTTACCTTGTTGCATAAGTACACAACNNNNNNNNNNNNNNNNNNNNNNNNNNNNNNNNNNNNNNNNNNNNNNNNNNNAATAGGTGCTGACGTCAAGTACtccttcaatttttgaaagCTTTCCTCACATGCATCAGTCCATCGGAACTCAACTTTCTTCGGGGTCAACCTAGTCAACGAAGATGCAACCTTTGAGAAATCCTTCACAAAACGTCGATAATAGCCAGCTAAGCCAAGAAAACTCCGAATCTCCTTCACTGTGGTAGGTCTGGGCCAACTCTGGACTGCTTCCACCTTACTTGGATCTACGCTTATTCCATTCTTAGACACAACATGTCCTAAAAATGCCAGACTATCCAGCCAAAACTGACATTTTAAGAATTTGacatataattgtttatctctTAAGGTTTGCAAAACCAACATTAAATGTCGCTCGTGTTCTTCTTTACTCTTGGAATAAACAAGGATGTCATCAATAAACACAATCACAAATTGATccaagaatggtttaaaaacgCGGTTCATCAAACCCATGAAAGCTGCTGGGACATTAGTAAGCCCGAAAGACATAACCAGgaattcataatgtccataacgtgTGCGGAAAGCTGTCTTCGTTATGTCATCCCTCTTAATCTTCAACTGGTGATACCCCGACCGCAAATCAATCTTAGGAAAACATTGAGCTCCTTGAAGTTGGTCAAACAACTCATCAATGCGGGGTGACGGATATTTATTCTTCACAATTACTTTATTCAACTGTTGGTAGTCTACACATAGCCGCATGGatccatctttcttcttcacAAATAAGACGGGTGCTCCCCAAGGAGAAGAACTTGGACGAATGAAACCCTTATCAAGAAGATCTTGAAGTTGTTCCCTTAACTCTTTAAGTTTTGCTGGTGCCATACGATAAGGAGGTATGGATATAGGATGAGTGTTTGGAACTAGGTCTATAGAGAATTCAATCTCCCTATCAGGTGGTAACCCAGGAAGTTCTTCAGGAAAAACATCTGGAAATTCACATGCTATTGGAATTTTTTCCAATTTCTCTTCAGCCACTTGTGTATCCCTTACCAAGGCTATGTACGCTTGACAACCTCTTCTCATTAACTTGCTAGCTGCCAAGGCTAAGATTTGGTTATGAGGTACCCAACAACGTTCTCCTTGAAACGAGAAGACTGATTGCCCCGGTATCTCAAACTTCACCACTTTGTCATGACAATCCAAAGTGGCATGATGAAAAGCCAACCAATCCATACCCAAAATCACATCAAAATCTATCAAGTCAATAACTACTAAATCTACCGAAAACACCTTGCCATCAATCGTTATATCACAACAACGATACACCGACTTAGCAAGCAAATTTCCTCCAACAGGTGTAGCTACAACTAAAGGCTCTTctaaagaagatgaacatttaccAAGACGAGTAGCAAACCACGAGGATACAAAAGAATGTGTAGCTCCAAGATCAAACAAAACATGAGCATCTCTAGAACAAATAGAAAGTATACCTGTAACTACTGCATTGCATGTCTGAGCATCCTGACGAGTCAAAGCAAACACTTGAGCCTGACCTCTTTCTGCTGGTATCTGACCTCTACCACCAAATCCTCTACCTCGCTGCTGAAATGTTCCTGAACCTCTGACATAAGAATTTCCACCCTGAAGCACAGATGCAGAATGAGTCTGAGAGGATGCCAAAGCTGTTGGTGTTGATGCATAACTAGAGGATGGATGTGTCGTGTCTACAGGACAATCCCTCCTGATGTGACCTATTTGGCCATATTGGTAGCACACCTTAGGATTACCATCTCTAGAACAATTTCCGAAGTGAAACCTACCACAAGTAGAACATCGAGTAGCTGAAACACCGGAATGTCTCTGAGGAAAGGTGGATTGTGATGCTGCTCCAGAATCTGATCTATGAATCTCCACTATCCCAGAAGACTGTCCACTATGACCACCCCTTTGAGACATGAGTCTTTGTTGCCCCTGATAACCAAACATAGATCTACCACCGTGATTTGAATGGTTACTGTAAGCTCCTTCAATCCTTTGTTTCTTATGTGAATCTTGTCTATTGCCTCCTTTTTCCTTCTGTCGTTGCTCAATCAAAAGGGCCAAACTCAAAACCTCAGCAAAAGTAGAACAATTCGACCCAACCACAGACCTAAATAAATAATCCTTCAATTCTCTAATGAACCTCTTAACACACATCTCTTCAGTGATAGGATAAGGAGCATGTCTAGAGAGCTGTGTAAAACGAGAGAAGACTGCCCACTATGACCACCCCTTTGAGACATGAGTCCTTGTTGCCCCTGATAACCAAACATAGATCCACCACCGCGGTTTGAATAGTTACTGTAAGATCCTTCAATCCTTTGCTTATTATGTGAATCTTGTTTATTGCCTCCCTTTTCCTTCTGTCGTTGCTCAATCAAAAGAGCCAAACTCAAAACCTCAGCAAAAGTAGAACAATTCGACCCAACCACagatctaaataaataatcctTCAATCCCCTAATGAACCTCTTAACACGCATCTCTTCAGTGATAGGATAAGGAGCATGTCTAGAGAGCTGTGTAAAACGAGCACTATACTCTGAAACTGTCATACTCTTTGTTTGCTCCAATCGCTCAAACTCATGAGCTAATCCATCTCTAACACTCTCCGGAAGAAAACGAGCCATGAACAACTGAGAAAACTCTCTCCATGCTAACGGAGGTGACCCCACTTGTCTACCATGTGACACTATATCAAACCAATCACGTGCCACGCCTATTAGTTGAAATGATGTCAGTTCTACTGCTCTTACCTCAGAACAACCCAATGCTCTCCAAAGCCGCTCTAGACTGTCAATGAATTGTTGTGGATCCTCAGTTGCACTAGACCCAGAAAAAGTAGGGGGTTTAAGCTTCATGAAGTCTGGTAAAGTAACCTCAATACCCCTCGTTGCAGCAGTTGTCTGACGCTCAACTTGTCTAACCTCTTGTTGACCATTGACATTTTCATGCCTTTGATCACCCTCCTGTTGTTGTCCGACGACAACCCCAACAAGTTGTTGCACAACATGTTGTAACCCCTGCAGACCAGCAGCAAACTCTTTCATGGCTGGATTTCCGCGCCTCCTCCTAGGTACCTCAACATCAGCATTCAAACCACGTCCGCCAACATTAGCTCTACGCCTGTTTCGAGCACGAACTGAAACACGACCTCATTGACGAACGCCTTAAGCTTGAGAAATTGACATCAACAATTTCCCTTATAGTAGGATTCCTAGTCTTGGGTGGCATTCTCACCTATTCAAAGAACATTgaaaagacttagtgaggagacaacaaccaccatcaattagaagggaaacacaaaaggcacgaataactgtttaatcgcttgacagaaataataaaaatccaaTGAAAAAcgaaacgaaatcaaaatgaacaaccttaaaatcattataaaaatcaaacaagtaacaatacagatttttagaaccaagaggcAATCAACAATTTCCCTTATAGTAGGATTCCTAGTCTTGGGTGGCATTCTCACCTATTCAAAGAACATTGATCAAAGATTGAATAAGACGACAAGAAATTGTGGAGAGATGGTGATGATGCATTTAAACACAGATTCAGACAACAGATGAGACTCTTATAGAGTGCTAATAGCCCTTGCAGGTAAGTTGTGCCCGGGTACACAATTTACGAATAAGAATCTATTATCACCCCATGTTTGCAGCTATTAGGACCTATGACCGAGCTCCGATACCAACTTTGTCACGACCCGAAATTTAAATGTCGTGACCGGCGcgcaagctatactcctagcctggcaagcctatcaactaacttaacaattaaacactAAATCGTTNNNNNNNNNNNNNNNNNNNNNATTTCTcataggggcggctccatctaacgggtaactctccctaatcatAACGAGGTAATtaggtgcacctaacgcagttaactatttaataattataacaacgatttctcaaaatacgcatttaaaatcatttcatcgtaattcatgaaaaaaaaaacatattcgttatcgatcaccgatgccaaacgataggttgttgttgttgtgtttcctctttggtttTAGAGCTGCCCGTCCAATtcccttttttaatttttagttgttttattttattaacaattaaggTCGGTAGAGCCCATTGgtcgttttatttatttttaaataaaaccaataattactaaaactaatattttaatattttttaaacataatttaattactaaatattgctaatatttccaaaataatatttt
Protein-coding sequences here:
- the LOC113787729 gene encoding uncharacterized protein, which codes for MKGVLRFGKKGKLSPRFIGPFEILERVGPVAYRLALPPDLSGVHPVFHISMLRKYLHDPFRVIKHVDVQLDVEHPVAILDRQVRRLRSKDIVSVKVLWCGPSGKETTWEPEEVICAPNYLVVIRESYPLDGAAPMRNIVRRRKGISTRYSQAAE
- the LOC101502180 gene encoding uncharacterized protein, translated to MGYGFRWEGLHQGRRVRIKRRVLQREKGFTEREFRARNRRRANVGGRGLNADVEVPRRRRGNPAMKEFAAGLQGLQHVVQQLVGVVVGQQQEGDQRHENVNGQQEVRQVERQTTAATRGIEVTLPDFMKLKPPTFSGSSATEDPQQFIDSLERLWRALGCSEVRAVELTSFQLIGVARDWFDIVSHGRQVGSPPLAWREFSQLFMARFLPESVRDGLAHEFERLEQTKSMTVSEYSARFTQLSRHAPYPITEEMRVKRFIRGLKDYLFRSVVGSNCSTFAEVLSLALLIEQRQKEKGGNKQDSHNKQRIEGSYSNYSNRGGGSMFGYQGQQGLMSQRGGHSGQSVVGSNCSTFAEVLSLALLIEQRQKEKGGNRQDSHKKQRIEGAYSNHSNHGGRSMFGYQGQQRLMSQRGGHSGQSSGIVEIHRSDSGAASQSTFPQRHSGVSATRCSTCGRFHFGNCSRDGNPKVCYQYGQIGHIRRDCPVDTTHPSSSYASTPTALASSQTHSASVLQGGNSYVRGSGTFQQRGRGFGGRGQIPAERGQAQVFALTRQDAQTCNAVVTGILSICSRDAHVLFDLGATHSFVSSWFATRLGKCSSSLEEPLVVATPVGGNLLAKSVYRCCDITIDGKVFSVDLVVIDLIDFDVILGMDWLAFHHATLDCHDKVVKFEIPGQSVFSFQGERCWVPHNQILALAASKLMRRGCQAYIALVRDTQVAEEKLEKIPIACEFPDVFPEELPGLPPDREIEFSIDLVPNTHPISIPPYRMAPAKLKELREQLQDLLDKGFIRPSSSPWGAPVLFVKKKDGSMRLCVDYQQLNKVIVKNKYPSPRIDELFDQLQGAQCFPKIDLRSGYHQLKIKRDDITKTAFRTRYGHYEFLVMSFGLTNVPAAFMGLMNRVFKPFLDQFVIVFIDDILVYSKSKEEHERHLMLVLQTLRDKQLYVKFLKCQFWLDSLAFLGHVVSKNGISVDPSKVEAVQSWPRPTTVKEIRSFLGLAGYYRRFVKDFSKVASSLTRLTPKKVEFRWTDACEESFQKLKEYLTHEVNYPTHDLEMAAVIFALKIWRHYLYGETCEIIPTIKVLSISFSSKT